The bacterium genome contains a region encoding:
- the galE gene encoding UDP-glucose 4-epimerase GalE, with protein MSILVTGGLGYVGSHAVKMLMERGESVVSLDDLVFGHKEAASGSEIIIGDIGDKDLLRQIFSSHKIEAVMHFAAFADVGESVADPKKYYVTNVSKSLAMLDMMLEFDIKMMIFSSSAATFGEPKEIPIPEDHPKDPTNPYGRSKLMLEEILKEYEHAYGLRSISFRYFNASGADPSGLIGEDHKPEHHIIPLVLEVASGKREQFNMFGTDWPTPDGTCIRDYVHVTDLAQAHVLGLDALRNGKQTTVYNLGNGSGYSNREVIATAEQVTGKKIKVVDAPRRPGDPAVLVASSKKIMAELGWSPKYPDLKTIIETAWNWHSSHPNGYGS; from the coding sequence TAGGCAGCCACGCCGTAAAGATGCTGATGGAGCGCGGTGAGAGCGTTGTCAGCCTCGATGACCTTGTGTTCGGCCACAAAGAGGCCGCATCCGGCAGCGAGATAATAATCGGTGATATTGGCGATAAGGATTTGCTCCGGCAGATTTTTTCGAGTCATAAGATCGAAGCGGTGATGCACTTTGCCGCGTTTGCGGACGTAGGTGAGTCCGTTGCCGACCCGAAGAAGTATTATGTCACCAACGTCTCCAAGAGCCTTGCCATGCTCGATATGATGCTTGAGTTTGATATAAAGATGATGATCTTTTCATCCAGCGCAGCCACATTCGGCGAACCCAAGGAGATTCCTATTCCCGAGGACCATCCCAAAGACCCTACCAACCCCTACGGTCGTTCAAAGCTTATGCTCGAAGAGATATTGAAGGAGTATGAGCATGCATATGGCCTGCGGTCGATCTCATTTCGATATTTCAATGCTTCAGGCGCAGACCCATCCGGCCTGATAGGCGAGGACCACAAGCCCGAACATCATATAATTCCGCTGGTGCTTGAGGTGGCGTCAGGTAAGAGAGAGCAGTTCAATATGTTCGGCACGGACTGGCCGACCCCCGATGGCACATGCATTCGCGATTACGTCCATGTCACCGATCTCGCCCAGGCGCATGTTCTTGGGCTCGATGCATTGCGTAACGGCAAGCAGACTACCGTATATAATCTGGGCAACGGCAGCGGCTATTCAAACCGTGAAGTAATTGCTACAGCCGAGCAGGTGACCGGGAAAAAGATAAAAGTAGTCGATGCTCCGCGGCGTCCGGGAGACCCTGCGGTCCTTGTGGCGAGTTCAAAGAAGATCATGGCCGAATTGGGCTGGTCACCGAAGTATCCCGATCTCAAGACAATAATTGAGACCGCCTGGAACTGGCACAGCAGCCATCCGAACGGTTACGGCAGTTAG